The sequence TTTACAGTGGAGATTGCTATATCTTTCAGTATTCTTATCCTGGAGAAGAAAAGGAGGATCATCTCATTGGGACATGGATAGGAAAGCACAGTGTTAAGGTGAAGTTGCCCTTTGTTGTCTGTCTAATGCTACTGTGCTTGAATCTTTggaaatatttatcattttaattcaaattcaCCATCGTCTATCTTTGCTGATGGAGATTCAAAGGCGGTAAAAGATTCTGAAAAAATAGAGCATAATTTATTATGAAAACAGTAAAATTATCTGAAATTGCAACATGGGTAGATAGAGTTAAAGATGGTGGGATAGTTTCTGAATTGACTTTGAAAATTTAGATATAAAAACTGTCACCGACTTAAGAAATGCATACTGAGTAGTTATTCCTGATAAATCTCTTCTCCTTGAGTAGGGAAGAAACAACATAATGACAGGGCATGTAATAGCGCTCAAGTAGGGCCAGTTAATGGAATAAATAACAGGTCAAAAAATGCATTActtttatgtttaaattaagGGTGCGATTTGACGTCAGTGGCCAACTCAAGGAAACGTAAATGGAAAGACACCAATAGTGCAAATACAATGAAGAAACATGGGGTAAACATATTCTTCTGGAGTTGTTCCGGGGCCGTTGTCCtggtttttaaagtttttttagaTGAATTATGAGTACAGATCTCTGTTAATAGTGAAAACTTGCTATTATTTCATTGTATATACTACACAAGAAAGTTTTAGCGACTCTTTGTACtgtatttatagatttaattttcATGAATTATCAGTCTTGTTGATAATATGGTCAATTAACAGGCAGAGAGAGTATCGGCAACTTCACAGGCAAGCAAGATGGTTGAGTCTTTGAAGTTCTTGCCCACCCAGGCAAATTACTTTCTTTGACAGCTTCATTgtgactttatttttttaaaatatattacatcTTGAAATTTGTGTTAATAGTTGAATGAATGTTAATTTCTAGGCTTGCATCTACGAAGGGAATGAGCCAATCCAGTTCTTTGTCATTTTTCAGAGCTTCATAGTCTTCAAGGTTCTGGAGtatgcaaatatttttggatttgaTATTTCTCTTGTTCTAGTTTAATACAGTTTTAAGCATACTATTGGTAGTGAAATAACTACGTGCATGTCACCAGGGTGGTCTTAGTGAAGGATACAAGAATCACATAGCTGAGGAGGAACTTCCAGATAATACATATGCAGAGAATGGATTGGCATTATTTCGAGTTCAGGGCAGTGGACCTGATGATATGCAAGCAATCCAAGTTGAATCTGTAAGTCCTGTGCTATAACAATCAGTCAATAAAACTCGTGTTGAACCCGGTAAAACTAGTATAGTAACTTTACATTGCGGTCGAATAGGGACAATATTGTACTTTCCAGCTAGTAGATTAGATATAATGTGTGTTTTATCGCATATGTTCACACTTTCAATCTAATTCCAAGCGATCTCATTTCACTTCAGCTAAGAATCTCAAAACATAGGCGCATGGTATCCTGAGATTTGTAGCTTTCAATGTATCTGCCACATAGATGCATATTAGatagaaaacaaaattttaaaaaaagaaagaaagaaaagcaCAAGTGGTGCATGTCTTTTTTGGCGCCAAACTTGTCTCATGTTTTAGCAAGAAAACAATCTTCGACCACATCTAGGGCAGAGGCAGGATATAAGACAGCCGAAAACTGCTGCTAACAAATTATGTGGGTTATACAGCAATTAATAGACCATGCTTGCATCTGACAGAGAccttatttttgttaaaaatacaAGTGCAACAGACATAACTAGAATCTGGTATTGCGCTCAAGAACTAAGCATATTGATAACTGACATATTCTTGAGAGAGGATTTGCAAAAGATTGCAAGATCTCCATTGATTAGCAAATCGTAGATATCTTCACGAAACCATTATAAGGGGGTAAGTTTTCACAATTTGCAATCATTTGGGGTCACATGACTTGGACACGTGAGGAAGATCtttgaaaatcaaatatttatgcaTTTAAGCGAGGGTAAACACTGGCTCTACGTATTATAATATGAACAATCAAAGTTGTCTTAACTGATTATTTGGATTAGACCGCTTACCGGAGCTCTGTTTGTTTTCTCAAGGCTGATCTCAACCAAAATAACATATTCTCGAGATAAAACAGAAAAGGACATTCACAtctattttgtatttatttagaaaaaaaaacccTTTCAAATTCACATCGTGTAAATGTTAGTGTACTAACTGAATGACTTGTTTTTAACTGacatttcatttcaaatttgagTTACTTTACCAGTGCATCTACCCTCGTGTACCTATATAAAACCCCACATTGAATGTCTTTATCACACTTGCATAGTATATATTGAACATATGAAAGTTAGTCGCATAAAGAGAGATTCGCTAATATACTATAAGGTGGGATATTTTAGGAAACAAAAGAGCCACTCTAGAGAAACTAACGGTTGTTACCGTAAGTCGTTCAGCAAATATTCAACAATAAGCATGCTTGTAAGCTTATTTATCTATGCTTTTCGAGTATAGTTGGCCTGAGATTGGTTATGAATATTAATAGTCAGATTATAGAGATGCTGTATGGCTGGTACACCATTTGTTTGCCTGCTGTGGAGATGTTATATTGTTTTTAGTTTTACTGGTGATTGAATATTCCGCTTTTTGCTATTCGTGTTCTCACCCCCACACACCCCACccccataaaaaataaaaaatcctgTGTTATTGTGCTGCCTCTTTTTTACCCTGCGCATACATTAACTATTTATGCATTAAGGAGTATAAGCTCGTATTTATTGGAATTTCAGGTGGCATCATCATTGAACTCCTCCTACTGCTACATACTATTTAATGGGTCCTCCGTATTTACCTGGTCAGGAAGCCTTACTACATCTGAAGACCAGGAACTTGTTGAGAGGATGCTGGATCTTATAAAGGTCTTACCGCAGTTATAAATATTTCCCATTCCTTTAGGAGTTCGGTGTCGAGAGTTATCGGTTGGTCACATTGTGCTTTTTTAACTTTGTTATCATGTCTCGTAAGATGGAGGTGCGATGATGTGTCGCTTGTAGTACAGTTTCTGCATCTTACTGCCGATTGTATTGAAGAATTGAATTACGGAAGGACCGCAGTTTTTTTGTTTGGCTAAATTTTTATGTGGTATGTTTAATGGTCTGTGTTGCTTATCCAGCTTTTTATTTGCAGCCAAACATGCAGTCTAAACTGCAGAAAGAAGGTGCAGAATCTGATCAGTTTTGGGATTTGTTGGGGGGGAAATCTGAGTACCCAAGCCAGAAGATTGCTAGAGAAGTTGAAAGTGATCCTCATCTATTCTCATGCACATTATTGAAGGGTATGTCGTCATCTTGGTACTAGTttaacattttggcccatttttGTCTGCCTATTAGTGTAAGTCAGCtgacattttttcttttttttccaattATTATTCTACCATGCTGAAATTCACTGACGGTTTTCAGACGATCTCAAGGTACACAGATATCTCATTTCTCTTTATTTTACTGGGAAAAACAGTAACTGAATCTGGTTTGTGCTTTCAATCCCTGTTATGGTCTTTTTTCCCTTGACAATCCTGTATCTATCAGGGTTGAGTTTTCCGACAAAGGCCTTTTGCATTAGTTTCCTTTTTCACTGATAAATTATCCTGTATAAAACTTAGTTATATTTTCCATTGCAGGTTACAGAAGTACACGGTTTCAGTCAGGACGATCTGATGACTGAAGATATATTCATTCTTGACTGCCATTCGGACATTTTTGTCTGGGTTGGGCAACAGGTGCCATCCACTGAGAAGATGAATGCATTAAATATTGGGGAGGTATGACTTAACTTGATTTATTGGCTGAATTGGAAATGCAAACTGCTGTTGTGAATGAAAATACACTGATAAGTTTATTTTGccaaaggaaaataaaatgttattttgacatatttttactttttattgctTTCAACAGCAATTTTTGGCGCGTGATTTTCTTCTTGAGAAAGCATCTCTCCAAACTCCTATATATATCGTTATGGAAGGGTCTGAGCCAACATTTTTTACTCGTTTTTTCTCTTGGGACTACACGAAATCTACGGTGAGTTCTTTTGCTGTAAGTCTTGTATGCATGCACCTTTGAATCAGAGTTCATAAAGATACTCACACTTCTGGGGTTACAGATGCATGGTAACTCTTTccaaagaaaactttcaattCTTATCAATGGTGGCACTCCTGTTATGGATGTAAGTTACTGTTCTTTATGATTCCTCTTCTGTTTCCAATCATATGACCGTGAGTTATATTTCCATTCAGTCTATCTTTCTCggtgtttttaaaatttactgATTTTTCTTTATTCTAATCTTTATGAGTCTCGTGCATCAATCAAATTGAATGTCTAATGATCCTAGACTAGTTTAATGTATTACGTTATCACAAACGCTATTACAAATTCTGATCAAATTCTTCCGGCGATTGTGAAAGCTCTTATATCTATTTTTTGTATGTTTCTCACCTGTTAGAAACCCAAAAGGAGAACGGTTGTCTCCCATACCGGAAGATCTGCTGCACCTGAAAAATCACAGCGTTCAAGAAGCATGTCGTTTAGCCCTGAGAGAGTTCGGGTAAGAGGCAGGTCTCCTGCTTTCAATGCTCTTGCGGCGAACTTTGAAAACGCTGGTGCAAGAAATATGTCAACTCCTCCTCCAATAGTGCGAAAGATTTACCCAAAATCGGTGACCCCGGATTCAGCGAATTCGGCTTCAAGATCAGCAGCTATAGCTGCTCTTAGTGCAGGTTTTGAACAGCCAGCACCTGCACGCAACTTCATCATTCCTCGTTCCACTAAAGGTATAATCTAATGTTCTTTAATAAATCGTATGTTCTGTTtttggatattttatttttatttaatgtttCTGCTATTGTGTTAAAGTGATCCCTGCATCACCCTTACCAAAACCTGAGCCTGAGAAGAACTCCAAGGAAAATTCAGTGGAAGCAACAAATCCAAAGCCAGAAACCATCCAAGAAGATGTGAAAGAAGGTGAAGCGGAGGATGAGGAAGGGCTTAAAATATACCCATACGAGCGGCTTAAAACCACTTCAACTGATCCAGTGGCAGATATTGATGTGACAAAACGAGAGGTATGTGTATGGGAAAGTATTATCATGATTAAGAATCCAATCCTGGCATTACATATAGATGAATTCTTTTGCAGACATATTTGTCATCAGTGGAGTTCAAGGAGAAATTTGGGGTAACCAAGGATGTCTACTACAAGTTACCAAAATGGAAACAGAATAAGCTTAAAATGTCACTTCAGTTATTCTAAATCTATTCAAGGATTCCTCCGCTGGACGTGTTCTTGGAAATTCATGATCTGTTTTCACGAATGGATGCAGAAACAGCTTACTTTATACACAAATATATCTCCCAAGTGTAGGGACAGCATCAGTGCCTTTTTAGCTGCTGCTACTTCGTTTAGAGCTAAACTTCGATATATCTACAAAGCTTGGATGCAAAGGAATTTTGTTTGATCGTTCGTCATTGCAAGTTAATTTCTTGGTATTCTTTTTGGTTTTTCCAGGTTTGATTTGAGCTTGTAATCTTTTTTCCCCTTCATTGTGTTTCATTATTTTCGGCAATTGATTTTTAGCAGAGTGGTTAGGAGCTTGAAAATTGAGATTCTTAGCAAAGACAGTACTTCCAAGGGCAGAAGATGTGTACAGGAATGTAAAATTCTACTTATTATATTTTACTAGACAATAAGAaagtgtgatttttttttttcagttaatTATCACTCACACAATACTCTTTATCAAGATTTTTTAACACAAACTATTGTGATCTTGCATCATGTTTACAAGAACTGTGAAATGGTTTGGGAGATTTTTCCCCGAAAAGTTCATCTTTTGGTTCTTTAGTTTCCAACTCGAGCTTATAAAACTACACAAATGGATTACATTattgttataattttatttttttattttttttagcataAATCTACACTTCATTAACGATTCAGTATGTCATTTGTTACAACACTTTGAAAAACAGAGGAATTGCTGGAAATAATGATAAACCCATCTCCACTCTTCAGCCAAATATTAGATAACACATTGATGAACAATCGATCAATATTTTATCATTCACACCAAACGGTGCCTAAGATTATTTTATGTCCAGTTAATttcaatcaatttttaaaattcacttTGTCAGGCGCAGGTCCTTATTCCTGACAagaatttttcttatattttttagtttaaCGAAGAATTTGTTACAATCGAGTCTCAAactcaaaatataatatcaaaattgATGTCAGATCAATCATAAGCCAATCACGCAATAATCTTTTTTCTTGACTAAATTTACATATGATAATAGCTATCACAAAGGCAAG comes from Primulina huaijiensis isolate GDHJ02 chromosome 2, ASM1229523v2, whole genome shotgun sequence and encodes:
- the LOC140971277 gene encoding villin-4-like translates to MSVSNKDLDPAFQGAGQKAGIEIWRIENFNPVEVPKSLHGKFFTGDSYVILKTNALKNGGLHHDIHYWLGKDTSQDEAGTAAIKTVELDAALGGRAVQYREVQGQETEKFLSYFKPCIIPQEGGVASGFKHIEAEEHQIRLFVCKGKHVVHVKEVPFARSSLNHDDIFILDTKSKIFQFNGSNSSIQERAKALEVVQYVKDTYHDGKCEIAAIEDGKLMADAESGEFWAFFGGFAPLPRKTNSDESKSVDVAPRLFCVEKGDAVPVEADSLTRELLDTYKCYFLDCGMEVFVWMGRNTSLNSRKAACSTADELLHSLDRSKSHIIRVIEGFETVKFRSKFISWPRSSNVSVTEDSRGKVAALLKRQGVNVKGILKAEATPKEEPRPYIDCTGDLQVWRVNGQKKTLLPASNQSKFYSGDCYIFQYSYPGEEKEDHLIGTWIGKHSVKAERVSATSQASKMVESLKFLPTQACIYEGNEPIQFFVIFQSFIVFKGGLSEGYKNHIAEEELPDNTYAENGLALFRVQGSGPDDMQAIQVESVASSLNSSYCYILFNGSSVFTWSGSLTTSEDQELVERMLDLIKPNMQSKLQKEGAESDQFWDLLGGKSEYPSQKIAREVESDPHLFSCTLLKDDLKVTEVHGFSQDDLMTEDIFILDCHSDIFVWVGQQVPSTEKMNALNIGEQFLARDFLLEKASLQTPIYIVMEGSEPTFFTRFFSWDYTKSTMHGNSFQRKLSILINGGTPVMDKPKRRTVVSHTGRSAAPEKSQRSRSMSFSPERVRVRGRSPAFNALAANFENAGARNMSTPPPIVRKIYPKSVTPDSANSASRSAAIAALSAGFEQPAPARNFIIPRSTKVIPASPLPKPEPEKNSKENSVEATNPKPETIQEDVKEGEAEDEEGLKIYPYERLKTTSTDPVADIDVTKRETYLSSVEFKEKFGVTKDVYYKLPKWKQNKLKMSLQLF